The proteins below are encoded in one region of Ereboglobus luteus:
- the secA gene encoding preprotein translocase subunit SecA: MISWLIKKFSGRHYRKFLERCRPVVARINEIEVSYQSLTDEQLRAKTDEFRDRVKAGETLDALLPEAFAAVKNAARRLCGQKLVVCEHELEWNMVHFDVQLIGGMAIHEGRIAEMATGEGKTLVSTLPLYLNALNGRNAQLVTVNDYLARRDSEWMGYLYNFLGLTVGCIQQQMPNDVRREMYSRDITYGTASEFGFDYLRDNGMATRKEDQVQREHWYCIVDEIDSILVDEARTPLIISGPAPIEREQPFTRLKPGIERLASAQTRLCNNLVAEARELLEKTDASKDDIHAASLKMLQVKFGAPNNKQLLRLLEQPEWRKLLDKVETELHSDFQKSQLYALKEDLYYSIDERQHQADLSLKGRNYLRPDNPDAFVLPDLATQFALLEKDEQYTPEQREDIKRKAEAEYAVISEDIHAISQLLRAYSLYEKDVEYVVQEGKVMIVDENTGRVMPGRRWSDGLHQAIEAKENVAIENETRTYATITIQNYFRMYEKLAGMTGTAETEATEFNDIYKLSVQVIPTNRPCIRIDKNDSIYKTRRDKYNAVVREIEAAHKRGQPVLVGTASVESSEVLSRMLKRTNIVHTVLNAKFHAQEADIVARAGQRGAVTIATNMAGRGTDIKLGEGVRFNVTYGPHEDPEKASKKIFQYTLTEPKTGEVKKYDSDSDEAYDLCLTPSTKETGGLYVIGTERHQSRRVDRQLRGRCSRQGDPGLTKFFLSLEDELMRLFLQGNLASRLMEGTMKEGEELQHPLLNRSIESAQKKVEQQNFSARKRLLQYDDVLNLQRQVVYDIRNAAIHADRAKDLIFEQVDEEIENRVAVAGIGEKGGATQSSIDGLVGWVNQHFRTSIKPAEIQNLDATASRTLIVDRIKDAYAIKESAEVPEALGGLERYTIINAIDQHWQEHLTEMESLRQSVSLRSYGQKDPLVEYKNEAYKYFEELMDAVRLQICTGLFRSASNLQAFENMLAMLSRGAKLQGPENAEASGPSVRTTVTHSGPAQQQLSTNSPEGEIKLPKVTIRRETPKVGRNDPCPCGSGKKYKNCHGGM, encoded by the coding sequence ATGATTTCCTGGCTCATTAAAAAGTTTTCCGGCCGCCATTATCGCAAGTTCCTCGAACGCTGCCGTCCCGTCGTTGCGCGCATCAACGAAATCGAAGTTTCCTACCAGTCGCTCACTGACGAGCAGCTCCGCGCCAAAACCGACGAATTCCGCGACCGCGTCAAAGCCGGCGAAACCCTCGACGCGCTCCTCCCCGAGGCATTTGCCGCCGTCAAGAACGCCGCCCGCCGCCTCTGCGGCCAGAAACTCGTCGTTTGCGAGCACGAGCTCGAATGGAACATGGTGCACTTCGACGTGCAGCTCATCGGCGGCATGGCCATCCACGAGGGCCGCATCGCCGAAATGGCCACCGGCGAGGGCAAAACCCTCGTCTCCACCCTCCCCCTCTACCTCAACGCCCTCAACGGCCGCAACGCCCAGCTCGTCACCGTCAACGACTACCTCGCCCGCCGCGACTCCGAGTGGATGGGCTACCTCTACAACTTCCTCGGCCTCACCGTCGGCTGCATCCAGCAGCAAATGCCAAACGACGTGCGCCGCGAAATGTATTCGCGCGACATCACCTACGGCACCGCCTCCGAGTTCGGCTTCGACTACCTCCGCGACAACGGCATGGCCACCCGCAAGGAGGACCAGGTCCAGCGCGAGCACTGGTATTGCATTGTTGACGAAATCGACTCGATCCTCGTGGACGAGGCGCGCACGCCGCTCATCATTTCCGGCCCCGCGCCCATCGAGCGCGAGCAACCCTTCACCCGCCTCAAGCCCGGCATCGAGCGCCTCGCATCCGCGCAAACCCGCCTTTGCAACAACCTCGTCGCCGAGGCCAGGGAACTCCTCGAAAAAACCGACGCGTCCAAGGACGACATCCACGCCGCCAGCCTCAAGATGCTCCAGGTCAAGTTCGGCGCGCCCAACAACAAGCAACTCCTCCGCCTCCTCGAGCAACCCGAATGGCGCAAGCTCCTCGACAAGGTCGAAACCGAGCTCCACTCCGATTTCCAAAAATCGCAACTCTACGCCCTGAAGGAGGACCTCTATTACTCCATCGACGAGCGCCAGCACCAGGCCGACCTCTCTCTCAAGGGGCGCAACTATCTCCGCCCCGACAACCCCGACGCCTTCGTCCTCCCCGACCTCGCGACCCAGTTCGCCCTCCTCGAAAAGGACGAGCAATACACGCCCGAGCAACGCGAGGACATCAAGCGCAAGGCCGAGGCCGAATACGCCGTCATTTCCGAGGACATCCACGCCATCTCGCAACTGCTCCGCGCCTACTCGCTTTACGAAAAGGACGTCGAATACGTTGTGCAGGAGGGCAAGGTCATGATCGTCGACGAAAACACCGGTCGCGTCATGCCCGGCCGTCGCTGGTCCGACGGGCTCCACCAAGCCATCGAGGCCAAGGAAAACGTCGCCATCGAAAACGAAACCCGCACCTACGCGACGATCACCATTCAGAACTACTTCCGCATGTATGAAAAACTCGCGGGCATGACCGGCACCGCCGAGACCGAGGCCACCGAGTTCAACGACATCTACAAACTTTCCGTGCAGGTTATCCCGACAAACAGACCCTGCATCCGCATCGACAAAAACGACTCCATCTACAAAACCCGCCGCGACAAATACAACGCCGTCGTCCGCGAAATTGAGGCCGCCCACAAACGCGGCCAGCCCGTCCTCGTCGGCACCGCCTCGGTCGAATCCTCCGAGGTCCTTTCGCGCATGCTCAAGCGCACGAACATCGTGCACACCGTGCTCAATGCCAAGTTCCACGCGCAGGAGGCCGACATCGTCGCCCGCGCCGGACAGCGCGGCGCCGTCACCATCGCCACCAACATGGCCGGCCGCGGCACCGACATCAAACTCGGCGAGGGCGTCCGTTTCAACGTCACCTACGGCCCGCACGAAGACCCCGAGAAAGCCTCGAAGAAAATCTTCCAATACACGCTCACCGAACCCAAGACCGGCGAGGTCAAAAAATACGACTCCGACAGCGACGAGGCCTACGACCTCTGCCTGACGCCAAGCACAAAGGAAACCGGCGGCCTCTACGTCATCGGCACCGAGCGCCATCAATCACGCCGCGTCGACCGCCAGCTCCGCGGGCGCTGCTCGCGCCAGGGCGACCCCGGTCTCACCAAGTTCTTCCTCTCGCTCGAGGACGAGCTCATGCGCCTCTTCCTTCAGGGCAACCTCGCCTCGCGCCTCATGGAAGGCACGATGAAGGAGGGCGAGGAGCTCCAGCACCCGCTCCTCAACCGCTCCATCGAAAGCGCGCAGAAAAAAGTCGAGCAGCAAAACTTCTCCGCCCGCAAACGCCTCCTCCAATACGACGACGTCCTCAACCTCCAGCGCCAGGTTGTCTACGACATCCGCAACGCCGCCATCCACGCCGACCGCGCCAAGGACCTCATCTTCGAGCAAGTTGACGAGGAAATTGAAAACCGCGTCGCCGTCGCCGGCATCGGTGAAAAAGGCGGGGCCACGCAAAGCTCGATCGACGGACTCGTCGGCTGGGTCAACCAGCACTTCCGCACTTCCATCAAGCCCGCGGAAATCCAAAACCTCGACGCCACCGCATCAAGGACGCTCATCGTTGACCGCATCAAGGACGCCTACGCAATAAAGGAATCCGCCGAAGTCCCCGAGGCCCTCGGCGGACTCGAACGCTACACAATCATCAACGCCATCGACCAGCACTGGCAGGAGCATCTCACCGAGATGGAAAGCCTCCGCCAGTCGGTGAGCCTCCGCAGCTACGGCCAGAAGGACCCGCTCGTGGAGTATAAAAACGAAGCCTACAAATATTTCGAGGAGCTCATGGACGCCGTGCGCCTGCAAATCTGCACCGGCCTCTTCCGCAGCGCGAGCAACCTGCAAGCCTTCGAAAACATGCTCGCGATGCTCTCGCGCGGCGCAAAGTTGCAAGGCCCCGAAAACGCCGAGGCTTCCGGCCCGAGCGTGCGCACCACTGTCACGCACAGCGGCCCCGCGCAACAACAGCTCTCGACCAATTCGCCCGAAGGCGAAATCAAGCTCCCGAAGGTCACCATCCGTCGCGAGACCCCGAAAGTGGGCCGCAACGACCCGTGCCCCTGCGGCAGCGGCAAAAAATACAAAAACTGCCACGGCGGGATGTAA
- a CDS encoding MarC family NAAT transporter, which yields MHESIFKLWGLFLGTIIGILPIMNPLAAAPTFLAITTGDSEARRIEQVRKACIYVVFILSGSLLCGSFVMNFFGISIPGLRIAGGIIVAGIGMRMLSPNRPEGARNRKAHQEALAKNDVSFSPLAMPILGGPGSISVTIGFASLATSWLHYVAIILGICVVALACYLFLRLAIRMNGVLGPTAISAMTQIMGLLLMCMGVQFVVNGAVSIATDPEILKTIRDVFFVSGATTQ from the coding sequence ATGCATGAAAGCATTTTCAAGCTCTGGGGGCTGTTTCTGGGCACGATCATCGGCATCCTGCCCATCATGAATCCGCTCGCCGCCGCGCCCACTTTTCTCGCCATCACCACGGGCGACTCCGAGGCGCGCCGCATCGAGCAAGTCCGCAAGGCCTGCATTTACGTGGTGTTCATTTTGAGCGGCTCGCTGTTGTGCGGTTCGTTTGTGATGAACTTTTTCGGCATCTCGATTCCCGGTCTCCGCATCGCGGGCGGCATCATCGTCGCGGGCATCGGCATGCGGATGCTTTCCCCGAATCGCCCGGAGGGAGCCCGCAACAGGAAAGCCCACCAGGAGGCTCTCGCGAAAAACGACGTTTCATTCTCGCCGCTCGCGATGCCGATTCTCGGCGGCCCGGGCTCCATCAGCGTCACCATCGGGTTTGCCTCGCTCGCGACCTCGTGGCTCCACTACGTCGCCATCATTCTTGGCATCTGCGTGGTCGCGCTGGCGTGTTATCTTTTTCTACGGCTCGCCATTCGCATGAACGGAGTTCTCGGCCCCACGGCGATCAGCGCCATGACACAAATCATGGGGCTGCTCCTCATGTGCATGGGCGTGCAGTTTGTGGTGAACGGCGCGGTCAGCATCGCCACCGACCCCGAAATACTCAAAACCATCCGCGATGTGTTTTTCGTCAGCGGCGCAACGACGCAATAA
- a CDS encoding type I phosphomannose isomerase catalytic subunit, producing the protein MTQFLRFRPLYQDRVWGGRVLETSLGRKLPATGKPVGESWEIVDRPEAQSVVQGGKYDGLAIRALIERHAADIMGPKWDASRAFPILVKWLDCRERLSLQVHPPASVAPELKGEPKTENWYIADCAEGANLIVGLRRGVTREEFEQAVKNLTLENCVHRFPVSKGDSILVHSGQIHAIDGGNLILEIQQNSDTTYRVYDWGRVGLDGKPRQMHVDESIKSIKWDDFEPKPVRGERKNAVIADANEFRIRRVPLAKGEKLRVAAGEQARILSVVDGAVRETLSSSADDTAATLTRGENVVLPYAGGFAFEATEDSLLLLTENFG; encoded by the coding sequence ATGACCCAATTCCTTCGTTTTCGACCCCTGTATCAGGACCGTGTTTGGGGCGGTCGCGTTCTCGAAACCTCCCTCGGGCGCAAGCTGCCCGCGACCGGCAAGCCCGTCGGCGAGAGCTGGGAAATTGTGGACCGGCCCGAGGCGCAATCCGTCGTGCAAGGCGGCAAATACGACGGGCTCGCGATTCGCGCGCTGATCGAGCGGCACGCCGCCGACATCATGGGGCCGAAATGGGACGCCTCGCGCGCGTTTCCGATTTTGGTGAAGTGGCTGGACTGTCGCGAGCGACTGAGCCTGCAGGTGCACCCGCCCGCGTCGGTCGCGCCGGAATTGAAGGGCGAGCCGAAAACGGAAAACTGGTATATCGCCGATTGCGCGGAGGGCGCGAACCTGATCGTGGGGCTGCGCCGCGGTGTGACACGCGAGGAGTTTGAGCAGGCGGTCAAAAACCTGACGCTCGAAAACTGCGTGCACCGTTTCCCTGTGTCGAAGGGCGACTCGATTCTCGTGCACAGCGGGCAGATTCACGCCATCGACGGCGGCAACCTGATCCTCGAAATCCAGCAAAACTCGGACACCACTTATCGCGTTTACGACTGGGGCCGTGTGGGGCTCGACGGAAAACCGCGCCAGATGCACGTCGACGAATCGATCAAATCGATCAAATGGGACGACTTTGAGCCGAAGCCCGTGCGCGGCGAGCGCAAGAACGCCGTCATTGCCGATGCGAACGAATTCCGCATCCGCCGCGTGCCGCTGGCAAAGGGCGAGAAGCTGCGCGTCGCCGCGGGCGAGCAGGCGCGAATTCTGAGCGTCGTGGACGGCGCCGTGCGCGAAACGCTCTCATCGTCCGCGGACGACACCGCCGCCACGCTCACACGCGGCGAAAATGTGGTGCTGCCCTACGCGGGTGGTTTCGCCTTCGAGGCGACGGAGGACAGCCTGCTGCTGCTGACGGAAAACTTCGGGTAA
- a CDS encoding deoxyhypusine synthase family protein — MSTKPKKSKTPSNAVAASKKGPISKFIAHNYRHFNAASLVDAARGYEDHLKKGGKMVVTLGGAMSTAELGITLAEMIRKDKVHAIVCTGANLEEDVFNLVAHDYYERVPHYRDLTPADEQALLERHMNRVTDTCIPEMEAMRRIENVVLDEWMKADKAGERFFPHEFMYKILRGGKLKKSYQIDPKNSWMLAAAQKNLPIIVPGWEDATLGNMFASHVITGEIKNVHTVRTGIEYMMWLADWYTKTAKNLRDGNGSIGFFQIGGGISGDFPICVVPMLHQDLQRPDVPLWGYFCQISDSTTSYGSYSGAVPNEKITWGKLGEKTPKYIIESDATIVAPLVFSWVLGR, encoded by the coding sequence ATGAGCACAAAACCCAAGAAGTCCAAAACTCCGTCCAATGCGGTCGCCGCCTCCAAGAAGGGGCCGATCTCGAAATTTATCGCGCACAACTACCGCCACTTCAACGCGGCGTCGCTCGTCGATGCGGCGCGCGGTTACGAGGATCATCTCAAGAAGGGCGGCAAGATGGTCGTCACGCTCGGCGGCGCGATGTCCACCGCGGAGCTTGGCATCACGCTCGCGGAGATGATCCGCAAGGACAAGGTTCACGCGATCGTGTGCACGGGCGCGAATCTTGAGGAGGATGTGTTCAATCTGGTGGCGCACGATTATTACGAGCGCGTGCCGCATTACCGCGACCTCACGCCGGCGGACGAACAGGCGTTGCTGGAGCGGCACATGAACCGCGTGACCGACACGTGCATTCCCGAGATGGAGGCGATGCGCCGCATTGAAAACGTGGTGCTCGACGAGTGGATGAAGGCCGACAAGGCGGGCGAGCGATTTTTCCCGCACGAGTTCATGTATAAGATTCTGCGCGGCGGAAAACTGAAGAAGTCGTATCAGATTGACCCGAAAAATTCGTGGATGCTGGCGGCGGCGCAAAAGAACCTGCCGATCATCGTGCCGGGCTGGGAGGACGCGACGTTGGGCAACATGTTTGCGAGCCATGTGATCACCGGCGAAATCAAGAACGTGCACACCGTGCGCACGGGCATCGAATACATGATGTGGCTCGCCGACTGGTATACGAAGACGGCGAAAAATCTGCGCGACGGCAACGGCTCGATCGGCTTCTTCCAAATCGGCGGCGGCATTTCGGGCGACTTCCCGATTTGCGTGGTGCCGATGCTGCATCAGGACTTGCAGCGTCCCGACGTGCCGCTGTGGGGCTACTTCTGCCAGATCAGCGATTCGACGACGAGTTATGGCAGCTACTCGGGCGCGGTGCCGAACGAAAAAATCACCTGGGGCAAGCTCGGCGAAAAGACGCCGAAGTATATCATCGAAAGCGACGCGACGATCGTGGCGCCACTGGTGTTTTCGTGGGTGCTTGGGCGCTGA
- a CDS encoding DNA translocase FtsK — protein MASSASSNTNKKQSAAQAEQLGTARHPRHWVVFVVCIVAGVLASIALLDYAPHQSLQINDPVREHNLVGMLGAEGSYWTLTFLGLSTFYLPLFFFWMAFTSIRNARILALTRALAMVLCVVTFSSLATLFGELFGKSNPTDYFPSGPGGMLGKALYGDFLSEAIGPAGAGVVLVLLYAIGLMLIFTKDIFAELEKVAAMFAAWRARRAQIRAERAEIRRIAAEDRARAKARAKGGYDPAVTHTPFDLEGKTKDGAANGKARDDDTDAPPQPTATDAGGHADDDPPPVDDPEQPKLSPKIFRGTDSAATKPGALSIVKPEETKKAKNAAVPATEDNYQFPPLALLKEYPKSSDTDTDEEYANNMADLVRIIGEYGITVSPGEIHVGPVITCYEVVPAAGVRVEKIANLDKNIALHMKAQSVRILAPIPGKAAVGIEMPNKIPMPVGMRDILESEDWANSKAEIPIALGKDVSGRPLISDLTRMPHLLIAGATGSGKSVCVNSIIASIVFRKSPKDVRLIMVDPKVVELQVFNALPHMFIPVVTAPKRAPAALKWLLQEMAQRYQLFGKTGVRNITGFNNRKKHEAPAFPIDEKDDLLPNEEEQAKLEGVDPLDELEVPDHLPYIVVIMDELADLMMVAAAEVETSIARLAQLARAAGIHIIIATQRPSVNVITGLIKANLPSRIAFQVASQIDSRTILDGKGAESLIGRGDMLFTPPGTSRVVRAQGAFVSDEEVKGFVDYLKRFNGPPQYAQDVQDEIESAPIDGEDDNGKKDYSDMDDNELYNEALAVVKHTRRASTSALQRKLGIGYNRAARMMDMMEERGIVGPENGSKPREIIADLDSL, from the coding sequence ATGGCCAGTTCCGCGAGTTCAAACACAAATAAAAAACAATCCGCCGCCCAAGCCGAGCAGCTCGGCACCGCGCGCCATCCGCGCCATTGGGTTGTCTTTGTCGTGTGCATTGTCGCCGGCGTGCTGGCCTCCATCGCGCTCCTCGATTACGCGCCGCACCAGAGCCTCCAGATCAACGATCCCGTGCGAGAGCACAACCTCGTCGGCATGCTCGGCGCGGAGGGCTCGTATTGGACACTCACGTTTCTCGGCCTGAGCACTTTTTACCTGCCGCTGTTTTTCTTCTGGATGGCCTTCACCTCCATTCGCAACGCCCGCATCCTCGCGCTCACCCGCGCGCTGGCGATGGTCCTGTGCGTCGTCACGTTCTCAAGCCTCGCCACGCTTTTCGGCGAGCTCTTCGGCAAAAGCAACCCCACCGACTATTTCCCGTCCGGCCCCGGCGGCATGCTCGGCAAGGCGCTCTACGGCGATTTCCTTTCGGAAGCCATCGGCCCCGCCGGCGCCGGGGTCGTGCTCGTGCTGCTCTACGCAATCGGGCTCATGCTCATTTTCACGAAGGATATTTTCGCCGAGCTCGAAAAAGTCGCCGCCATGTTCGCCGCGTGGCGCGCCCGCCGCGCGCAAATCCGCGCCGAGCGCGCCGAAATCCGCCGCATCGCCGCCGAGGATCGAGCCCGCGCGAAGGCCCGCGCCAAGGGCGGCTACGACCCGGCGGTCACGCACACGCCCTTTGATCTGGAGGGAAAAACAAAAGACGGCGCGGCAAACGGCAAGGCGCGCGATGACGACACGGACGCCCCGCCCCAACCCACCGCGACCGACGCGGGCGGCCACGCGGACGACGATCCGCCGCCTGTTGACGATCCCGAACAACCCAAATTGTCGCCGAAAATTTTCCGCGGCACGGATTCCGCCGCCACCAAGCCCGGAGCGCTCTCCATCGTCAAACCCGAGGAAACCAAAAAAGCCAAAAACGCCGCCGTTCCCGCCACGGAGGACAATTACCAATTCCCCCCGCTCGCGCTCCTCAAGGAATACCCGAAAAGCTCGGACACGGACACCGACGAGGAATACGCCAACAACATGGCCGACCTCGTGCGCATCATAGGCGAATACGGCATCACCGTCTCGCCGGGCGAGATTCACGTCGGCCCTGTCATCACCTGCTACGAGGTGGTTCCCGCCGCGGGCGTGCGCGTCGAGAAAATCGCCAACCTCGACAAAAACATCGCGCTGCACATGAAGGCGCAATCCGTGCGCATTCTCGCCCCGATTCCCGGCAAGGCCGCGGTCGGCATCGAAATGCCGAACAAAATCCCCATGCCCGTCGGCATGAGGGACATCCTCGAATCCGAGGACTGGGCGAACAGCAAGGCCGAGATTCCCATCGCGCTCGGCAAGGACGTCTCCGGCCGCCCGCTCATTTCCGACCTCACGCGCATGCCCCACCTCCTCATCGCCGGCGCGACCGGCTCGGGCAAATCCGTGTGCGTAAACTCCATCATCGCCTCGATTGTGTTTCGCAAGAGCCCCAAGGATGTCCGCCTCATCATGGTCGATCCCAAGGTCGTCGAGCTCCAGGTCTTCAACGCCCTGCCCCACATGTTCATCCCGGTCGTCACCGCGCCCAAGCGCGCGCCCGCCGCGCTCAAGTGGCTGCTCCAGGAAATGGCCCAGCGCTACCAGCTTTTCGGCAAGACGGGCGTGCGCAACATCACCGGCTTCAACAACCGCAAAAAACACGAGGCCCCCGCGTTCCCGATCGACGAAAAAGACGACCTTCTTCCAAACGAGGAGGAGCAGGCCAAGCTCGAGGGCGTCGATCCGCTCGACGAACTCGAAGTGCCCGACCACCTGCCCTACATCGTGGTTATCATGGACGAGCTTGCCGACCTTATGATGGTCGCCGCCGCCGAGGTCGAAACCTCCATCGCGCGCCTCGCGCAGCTCGCGCGCGCCGCGGGCATCCACATCATCATCGCCACGCAACGCCCCTCGGTGAACGTCATCACCGGTCTCATCAAGGCCAACCTTCCCTCGCGCATCGCGTTCCAAGTCGCCTCGCAAATCGACTCGCGCACCATCCTCGACGGCAAGGGCGCGGAATCCCTGATCGGCCGCGGCGACATGCTCTTCACGCCCCCCGGCACCTCGCGCGTCGTGCGCGCGCAGGGCGCCTTCGTCTCCGACGAGGAAGTGAAGGGTTTCGTCGATTACCTCAAACGCTTCAACGGTCCCCCGCAATACGCGCAGGACGTGCAGGACGAAATCGAATCCGCCCCGATCGACGGCGAGGACGACAACGGCAAAAAAGACTATTCCGACATGGACGACAACGAGCTCTACAACGAGGCGCTCGCCGTCGTAAAGCATACGCGCCGCGCCTCGACCTCCGCGCTTCAGCGCAAACTCGGCATCGGCTACAACCGCGCCGCGCGCATGATGGACATGATGGAGGAGCGCGGCATCGTCGGCCCTGAAAACGGCTCCAAACCCCGCGAAATCATCGCCGACCTGGATTCGCTTTGA
- a CDS encoding pyruvate carboxylase subunit B, producing the protein MSKPVTFNNTVLRDGHQSLAATRMATEQMLPLLEPLDSLGYAALETWGGATIDSGLRFLKEFPFKRLDAIRAKTKTPHMMLLRGQNIVAYDQNPDDVVTAFVQKSIAHGMNILRIFDALNDTRNMQTAIAATKKAGGHAQGTICYTKSPVHTIEGFVKMGAELAAMGCDSICIKDMAGLIPPYIASAIIKGLKAQIKIPVILHTHETAGLGSAAYLAAIEAGVDTIDVGIRPFADGTAQPDHLRMTALLENAPRKAADYDLKKVREISEALKPVYAQLSKFTRHANEVVDTDAITYEVPGGMLSNFRSQLTEMKMEDRFDEVFAEIPYVREKLGWIPLVTPTSQIVGTQAVMNVKFGRWKNFIPGAMNIALGYFGRTPAPVDPEIQKLAAATAKKDPITCRPADLIKPRMETLRAELAQNKLPTDDEHCVIYAMFPQQLKELYAQPAPAAPVAAPTAPAPAAKASAPAPAPAAESGTAGNVLKYAMTIGDRRVEATVEEIS; encoded by the coding sequence ATGAGCAAACCCGTCACCTTCAACAACACCGTCCTGCGCGACGGACACCAATCGCTTGCCGCCACCCGCATGGCCACCGAGCAAATGCTCCCCCTCCTCGAGCCGCTCGACTCCCTCGGCTACGCCGCGCTCGAAACCTGGGGCGGCGCCACCATCGACTCCGGCCTGCGCTTCCTGAAGGAGTTCCCCTTCAAGCGCCTCGACGCCATCCGCGCCAAAACCAAGACCCCGCACATGATGCTCCTGCGCGGACAAAACATCGTCGCCTACGACCAAAACCCCGACGACGTCGTCACCGCCTTCGTGCAAAAATCCATCGCGCACGGCATGAACATTCTCCGCATCTTCGACGCGCTCAACGACACGCGCAACATGCAGACCGCCATCGCCGCCACCAAAAAAGCCGGCGGCCACGCCCAAGGCACCATCTGCTACACCAAGTCCCCCGTCCACACCATCGAAGGCTTCGTCAAAATGGGAGCCGAACTCGCCGCCATGGGTTGCGACAGCATCTGCATCAAGGACATGGCCGGCCTCATTCCCCCCTACATCGCCTCCGCCATCATCAAGGGCCTCAAGGCGCAAATCAAAATCCCCGTCATCCTCCACACCCACGAAACCGCCGGCCTCGGCTCCGCCGCCTACCTCGCCGCCATCGAAGCCGGCGTGGACACCATCGACGTCGGCATCCGCCCCTTCGCCGACGGCACCGCGCAACCCGACCACCTGCGCATGACCGCCCTCCTCGAAAACGCCCCCCGCAAAGCCGCCGACTACGACCTCAAAAAAGTCCGCGAAATCTCCGAGGCCCTCAAACCCGTCTACGCGCAACTCTCCAAGTTCACGCGCCACGCCAACGAAGTCGTTGACACCGACGCCATCACCTACGAAGTCCCCGGCGGCATGCTCAGCAACTTCCGCTCGCAACTCACCGAGATGAAAATGGAGGACCGCTTCGACGAAGTCTTTGCCGAAATCCCCTACGTGCGCGAAAAACTCGGCTGGATCCCGCTCGTCACGCCCACCTCGCAAATCGTCGGCACGCAAGCCGTGATGAACGTGAAGTTTGGCCGCTGGAAAAACTTCATCCCCGGCGCAATGAACATCGCGCTCGGTTACTTCGGCCGCACCCCCGCGCCCGTCGATCCCGAAATCCAGAAACTCGCCGCCGCGACCGCGAAAAAAGACCCAATCACCTGCCGTCCCGCCGACCTCATCAAGCCGAGGATGGAAACCCTCCGCGCCGAACTCGCGCAAAACAAGCTCCCCACCGACGACGAACACTGCGTCATCTACGCCATGTTCCCGCAACAACTCAAGGAACTCTACGCGCAACCCGCACCCGCGGCTCCTGTCGCAGCACCGACAGCCCCCGCGCCTGCCGCAAAAGCCTCCGCGCCCGCCCCCGCACCCGCGGCTGAGTCAGGCACCGCCGGCAACGTCCTAAAATACGCCATGACCATCGGCGACCGCCGCGTGGAAGCGACTGTTGAGGAAATCAGCTGA